Sequence from the Fibrobacter succinogenes genome:
GCAGAAAGTGTTGTATCCACAACGTCGGCAAAGTCACCACCAAACAGAACCAAGTCCGGATGGAGACTGTCGGACACATGTACAATACGTTCCATCTTTTCGCGATTGAACAAGGGATCGATGTGGAGGTCGCTAAAGAACACGGCCGTAAATTCCTTTTCCGTCGGGATCGCCACCTTGAAACTGCGGACATGGAAATTCTCGTTTGCACTGCTGCCTGCAATACGGAAAATAATCGTGAGTAGCACAGAAACAAAAAGCAAAAGCCTTGAGACCGAAATAACAAGACGCGGGTCAATCGGCTTCTTCACGATAGCACGGCGGATGCCTCGGACAATCCACCAGAGGGTATAGAACATCAAAGCTTCGCAAAGCCATACCGCAAAGAACGACATGCAAAGCGAGGCAAAATAACTTGTTCTAAGTAAGAGACAAACAGGAAGGAGGATAACCGTTGCACCGGCAATAATGCTCCCCTTGATTCCAGGCGCCACATTCCTCACATTCATGAACAGGAAGAGTACGCCAAAAATGAGAATAAAAAAGAATATCATTTCAGTTTTTCCTGGATGAGCGAAAGAACTTCGCGATGGACTTCGTCGGGAGTACGGTCGGCATCGACGATGCTCACGACATCGCTATAATCGCGGCCGGCAGCAAGGTAGCCTTCGCGGACGCGTTCAAAGAATTCCGCTTTTTCGCTTTCGAGGCGATCGGGCGCACCGCCACGAGTCGCCATTCGCTTGCGGCTTGCCTCAACAGTCAAGTCGAGTACCACGGTAAGTTCCGGGAAGCAGGAGCCACAAGTGAGTTCCGTCAGACGCTGAACCTTGTCTGCCCCGAGCCCGCGGGCATAGCCCTGATAAGCAAACGTGCTCCACGCAAAACGATCAGCGATGACAATGTTCCCAGCATCGAGCGCCGGCTGGATAATTTCGTGAATCACCTGGGCGCGAGCGGCATTGTACAACAAGAGTTCGGTATCGTCTGCCATGATGCCCTTGAAAGCGGGGTCAAGCAAAAGCTCGCGAATGCGTTCGGAAATTTTAGCACCGCCGGGTTCGCGCAGCCTCACGACCTTATGGCCTTCGGATTCTAGCACGCGAACGAGCATGTCGATTTGTGTAGACTTTCCGGAACCGTCAATGCCTTCGAGGCTGAAAAATTTCTTCGCAGTTTTCATAAGAACAAATATGCAAAAAAAAATAACATTCGTGGATTAGGGCAATTGATTTTATATCCATATATCTTTTTCCCATTAATAAATAGCCTGACAAAAAATGATTCTAGAATAGAATCGACTTTCATCAACAACCTTAAAATTCATCCATGTTGGATTATAATTTCCGTATTTATAAATAAAAAAAATTATTGAAATAATTTATACTTCTACATATGGGGAACTTTAAGAAAATATCTCGTTTCTTAATTTTATCTATAGCTTTTTTTATAAATGGCTGTGGTGGTGTATCTACTCATGTTAATAATTTCAACATGGAAGTTTCTGAAGCACCTGAGGTGTAAGTGTTACAACATCACCTATTATATCTAATTACTTTACAATTGGCTATTATTTAAGTAAACATATATCCGTGACAGCTGGGGTTATAGGTACATCAAGTAGCTCAGATATGCAATGGGCCACATCTTTTGGATTAAATTTTTACCCATTTTAGCTATACACCCTTTGTAAAAAGCCAAGATATCATAAACAGCATGTTAATAACAAAGTAACAATATGTATTTCCCAAAACATGTGATTTTCAATATCAAATAAATTTTGTAAAAAATCCTCGGCGGGGAAGCCGAGGATTTTTCAATTACGTTTTGTGCGAGAGTGCTCGCGATTCTTGGAAGGAGATGCCCGATTAAATCGGGCATGACAATTTTGAATTATCTAGTAACTCTTATTCCACGTCCTTGCCGTGGCACTTCTTGTACTTGAGGCCAGAACCGCACCAGCAGAGGTCATTGCGACCGAGCTTTGCACCGGCCTGCTGTTGGGCGCGCTTCACTGCGGCAGCGAGAGCCGGGTTCACACGGTTCGGGCGGGTGCCCGGAAGTGCGCTTTGCGGCATCGGCTGGGAATCCTGATCTTCAGAAAGAGCGTTCGTTTCAGAAGAAGCGGCTTGGCCAGCGAGACCTGCAGCCTTGGCACCATCGGCGCTCAATTGTTCTTGCGCTTCGGCAGGCGTCCCTTCGGCAGGCTCAGGGACCTTATCGGTTGGTGAGCTTGTCGAACCATCGGCGGCCTTGCGTTCGGCGTCGATCTGTTCCTGGCTCTTGAGCTGGAGCTGGTCCGGAGAAACCGTCACACCGTTCGGGAGCGTGATGCGGATATTCAAAATGCGGAGAGCCGTGAGCGTTGCAATCTTTTCGAGGCAGCTTTCGAACATCTTGAAGCCGTCGTTCTTGTACACCATCAGCGGATCCTTCTGGGCGTATCCGTGGAAGCGGATAGCATCCTTCAACTGGTCCATAGCATACAAGTGTTCCTTCCAAACTTGGTCAATCGTCATGAGGAGGAAGCGACGTTCGATATTACGGAAGTCTGCATCCGGAATAATCTTCGTGAGCTTGTCGTAACGCACCTTGCAGAGGTCGATAATTTCGTCGAGCACCTGTTCCGGAGTCTTCGTTACAGCTTCTTCAAGCGTGAGACTGTATTCCATGCCGAGCGTGCGCTGCAAGTCTGCATGCAAGTCTTCGAGCTTCCACTGTTCCGGATAGCTCTTAGCCGGGATGTAAGCGGAAACCTTGATATCGCAAGCGTCTTCGATTCGGTTCATGATTTCGTCACGGATATCTTCACCGTTCAAGATGCGGCGGCGGAGCCCGTAAATCACCTTGCGCTGTTCGTTCATCACGTTATCGTAGTCGAGCAAGTGCTTACGGATATCGAAGCTCTGGCTTTCGACGCGACGCTGTGCACCACGGATAGAGCGGGACACGATCGGGTGGGTAATCACTTCGTCTTCACCCACGCCGAAACGGTTCATGAGGTTCTTGACGTTGTCGCCACCGAAGATACGCATCAGGTTATCATCGAGGCTCAAGAAATACTGGCTAGAACCCGGGTCACCCTGACGGCCGGAACGACCGCGCAACTGGTTGTCGATACGGCGAGATTCATGGCGTTCTGTACCGAGCACATGCAAACCGCCGAGTTCAGTCACTCCCGGTCCAAGCGCAATGTCGGTACCACGACCAGCCATGTTCGTTGCAATCGTCACCTTGTCCTTGTGACCGGCGTACTGGATGATTTCAGCTTCGCGGCCATGGTTCTTGGCGTTCAAGACTTCGTGCGGGATGCCTTCCTTTTCGAGCATGCCGTGGAGGATTTCGGACTTTTCAATGGAAGCCGTACCCACGAGGAGCGGCTGGCCCTTAGCGTGGCGTTCCTTGATTTCGGCCACGATAGCGCGCCACTTGGCATCTTCGGACTTATAGACCAAGTCCTGCAAGTCCTTACGGATGCACGGCTTGTTCGTCGGAATGACCCACGTGTTCATGTTGTAAATCTTGATGAATTCCGTGGCTTCGGTTTCTGCCGTACCGGTCATACCCGAGAGCTTCTTGTACATACGGAAGTAGTTCTGGAACGTAATCGTTGCAAGCGTCTGGTTTTCACGGCGTATAGGCACGTTTTCCTTAGCTTCGATAGCCTGATGGATACCGTTAGAATAGCGGCGGCCTTCCATCAAGCGGCCCGTGTTTTCGTCAACGATGATGATTTCGCCATCACGCACAATGTAGTCAACATCTTTTTCGAAGAGGTACCAAGCGCGGAGAGCGTTATCGAGGAAGTGAACCCAGTCGGCATGTTCGCCATAGAGGTTCGTAATGTGCATCAAGTCCTGGATGTGGAGCACGCCCTTTTCGGTAAACTGGATGTTCTTGTCCTTTTCATCGACAGAGAAGTCCTTGTTGCGGACGAGCTGCTTGGAAATTTCGTTGGCCTTTGCGTACTTTTCGGTAGCGTCTTCGGCCGGACCACTGATAATAAGCGGCGTACGGGCTTCGTCAATCAAGATAGAGTCGACTTCGTCAACGATACAGAAGTTGAGTTCACGCTGCACGAGCTGGTTCGGTTCAACAGCCATGTTGTCACGGAGGTAGTCAAAGCCGAATTCGTTGTTGGTACCGTAAGTCACGTCGGAGTTGTAGCTTTCGCGGCGCTGTTCCGGATTGAGGCCATTGATAATGAGACCGACCGTAAGGCCGAGGAACTTATAAACCATGCCCATCTGCTTAGCGTCACGGCCAGCGAGGTAATCGTTCACCGTCACCACATGCACGCCATGGCCAGAAAGACCGTTCAAGTAAACCGGGAGAGCGGCAGCAAGCGTCTTACCTTCACCGGTTGCCATTTCGGCAATTGCACCTTCATGGAGCACAAGGCCACCAATCATCTGCACATCAAAAGGCAACATGCGGAACGGCTTCACGGAATCCGGATAGAGTTCGCGAACCTTAGCGTAAAGAGCTGCCGGCAAGTAGACTTCCCATTCGTTCTTTCCGCTTTCGAGTTCGGCCTTAGCCTTGTTTACAGCTTCCTGGAGTTCCGGGCCGAGGCGGCTAAAATCAAAGCCAAATTCCGGCTTGAAAATGTTGAAGATACCCAAGCGGCGGTCGCAAGCTTCGCGGCAAACCGCAAATGCTTCAACCTTGATATCGTCGAGCGTTGCGCCGTTATTCAGTTTTTCGCGGAATTCCGCACTCTTTGCAGCGAGTTCAGCGTCGTCCAAAGTTGCAAGGGCCTTGCAGGCTTCGTGAATCTTTGCAATCACCGGGCGGAGCTGCTTCACCTTACGTTCATGAGGTGTACCAAAAATCTTATGGAGTACTGTATCTACAATGCTCATGGTTATCCTTTATAATTACCCCTCGGAATTCCGTAGGGCATGATTTAAAATTAAACGTGGTTAAAAGTAGCAAAAGATGTGCCACTTCATCCAACGTTTCAACTTGAAATAGCGGCTAATCGCCTAAAATTTAGTTTTTATTCAATAAAGTATGTCATGCGGGCGGGGCCCCAGCTCAGAGTTAATTTAAACCCATCCTGGCGCAAGCGCCAACCTTACGGCTCAACCATGACCATACAAGTATGGTCGCGGCATTGACGCTTTGCGTCATGCTAAACGGCTCAGTTATATTCATACAAGTATGAATGCAACATTCGCCTTGAGGCATACTCGCCTTTTAAGGTTGTGGCCGACGCTTCCATTCTCACAACGTCAACCTATCATTTCGTTATAACAAGCTAACATCCCACTTAACACTAAATAATTATAGTCTTGATACTCATTTTTATTTTTGCACGAATAAACCAAAACATCAATAATGTTATATTAGCAATATGAAAAAACTGGATTTTGCCAAGGGCTTTTTTGTACTCGCAGCGGGATTTTTATTCTCCGCACCCGTGAGTGCACAGACGAATGACGCTGAACTTTTAAAACATCCCGAATTTACATCGAGCAATTATCTCGTGTACCCAGAACCCGTAAATATTAAATACACAAAGGTTCCCGCCGGATACAAGCCGTTCTACATCAGCCATTACGGAAGGCACGGTAGCCGCTACCACCACGACTCAGACGAATACAAATACCTCTACAAGACACTTTCCAAGGCAGATTCCGCAGGCAAGCTCACCGAAACCGGTAAGCAAGCGCTCGCCTACGCCAAAGTCCTCGCCACCGAAGCCGCCCCGCGCAAAGGCGACCTCACGCAAGTAGGCGTCAAACAGCACGAGGGAATCGCAAACCGCATGTACAAGAATTTTGGGGAGGTTTTTAAGGACTGGAATGTCGGCGGAAAAAAAGTCACACCACATGTCAAATCGTATGCAAGCACCAGCGGACGTTGCATCGTGAGCATGACCGCCTTCATCGGGGAACTCCGTTCGCTCCATCCGAAAATCAAACCCGAACTCATCTCTGGCAAAAGCTACATGAAGTTCATCAGTGCCTTTGACTGGGGCAAACTCGACTATTCCAAAGTCAAGACCTACACGGACGAAAGCGACAAGCTTTGGCAACAGGTGAACCCACAACCGTTCTTGAAAAAAATATTCAACGACAGCAATTACGTTGCAAAGAATATCGAAGCAGACAAATTCTACAACCGCTTCTTTGAAATCGCAACATCGCTCCAGGGCATGGACAAACCGCTGCTCGACGAAATCGCCCAAGCCGCCAAAGTCCCCGCCGATTCATTCGTAAACTTGTTCACAACCGAAGAAAAAATTACACGTTGGAAAGCGCAAAACGCCTGGTGGTACAGCCTCGAAGGCACAAGCCCGCTAATCAATCGCCCCGACGGACTCAACTTTGCAAAACCCACTCTACAGAACATTATTGAAGAAGCTGACGAAGCCATTGCCGTAGACACAACGATAAACGCACGCGGCAAATCCACCAGCACGAAATCCGAGATGCGTGCGACTTTGGAAAAGCAAGCAACGCCAATAGCCGCGACACTCCGCTTTGGCCATGACGCCACACTCCTCCCGCTTGCAGCCCTCATGCAACTCCCGGTTGCAAACGCCAAAGTTTCCGACCTGTCCAAGCTGCACGAACAGTGGAACGACTTTAGAATCATCCCGATGGCCGCAAACCTGCAGATGATATTCTACAAGGCAGCAGGCAAGCCCGTCCTCGTCAAAATCCTGTACAACGAAATCGAACAGACACTGCCCGTGCCCTGCGGCACTTCAAACGAGAGACTAGAGACGAAAGACGAAAGAACTATTCTAAAAGTCTCACAAAATTGCCCCGCGGCTCCGTACTACCGCTGGGACGATATCCGCAATTTTTATAACGACCTTCTCCAGAAATAGTTTATCATGAAAAAATCAATCGCACTCCTTTTTTGCATCGCCACAACGTCGCTTTTTGCCGCCTCCAACGCCACCAAAAGCGCTAACGCCGACGCAATCGAACGCCTCATAAACGAAGGCGTACAGTTCCACGAGCAAGGTCAATTTGACGATGCCATCGCCAAGTACAAACAGGCCGAAAAGAAAGACCCGAAAAACGCACTCGTCAAATACGAAATGGCTTTCACGTACCACGCCAAGCGCGATTTAGACAAGGCACTCACATACGCCAAAGCCGCGACAAAACTCAAGACAGAAAACATCGACGAAAATCTTTATAGCCTGCTCGGAAGCATCTACGATGAAAAAGGCATGCCCGATTCCGCGCTCGCCATTTACCGCGAAGGATTCAAGAAGTCGCCCAACTCGGCCAACATTCCGTATAATGCGACCATCACGTACATGCGCAAGAACAACGCCGACAGCGCCTACGCCTGGATCAAACGCAGCATCAACAACACACGCACGCACGAAGGCAGCTACTATTACGCCGGATTCTTGGCAAGCCAAATCGGCAAGTGGCCCGCGTTTTACGCTTACACGATGTACTCCACGTTCATCTCCAAAAAAGCCGAAATCATCCGCGACAACCTTTCGAGACTTTACGGCAAGACCAAATACCTCGTTATAAAAAAAGACAACGCCGTCGAAATGAACACGCCGAACATCAAGCAAACGGATAGCGATTCCACCGTCAACAAAGAATTCCTGCTCGCCATCCAGACCATGCTCACCATGGATACTCTCGGAACCCGCAAACTTTACGACAAGGATTCCACCTCGGAGCAACAAACCGAATTCCTAATCCACATCTTGGAAAAAACAATCAAGCTTGTCGCCTTCACCGACGAAATCAACGACCCCATCCAAAGATTTTTTCAAGGCCTAATTCGCGAGAGATTGGTCAACGCCTTTATCTATACCATCTGCGAACCGATTGACCGACCGACATTTGCGCAATGGCTTATCAAAAACCGCACTGAACAAGCACGGCTCTTCCAGTGGTTCAACAAAGAATGGTTGATGCTTTAATCTTCAAAGGAACCTTATGCGATTTTTTGTACCCACAAATATTTACATCGAAAACGACTGCGTCAAAAATCATGCAGACCTTCTATGTGCCATCGGGCAGCGCGCGCTCATCATTACAGGACACAACTCCGCCGCCGCAAACGGTTCACTAAACGACGTGACGAACACCCTGATTGCAGGCGACATTCCATACCTGATATTCAGCGAAGTCGAAGAAAATCCATCAACGGATACCGTAGAAAAAGCCACACAAATCGCACAAAAATTTAACGCCGACTTTATCATCGGCATTGGGGGAGGTTCCGCCATCGATGCCGCCAAAGCCGTGGCGCTCCTCCTCGTAAACCCCGACATCAACGCAGATGAAATTCACAACGCACCAAACCATCCGCGCAACCACGCGCCCGTCGTAGCCGTACCAACAACATGCGGAACAGGCTCCGAAGTAACGCCAGTTTCCATCATCACAAACCATAAAATCAATCTCAAGAAAAGCATCCCGCATGTTATTTTCCCTGAGCTCGCCCTCGTCGATGGAAAATACCTTGCCTCCGCAAAAAAGCAACTGATTGTGAACACCGCAGTCGATGCGCTTGCCCACATGGTCGAAAGCATCCTCAACGTGAAATCGAACTTGCTCAACCGCATGTGCCCAGAATACGGCCTCAAACTCTGGGGCGAAATCAAATACGCGCTACTCTTAGACTGCGATAATGGCGACAAAAATGGCGCTGCACCAAACGCAACACCCATCGATGCAATCTTGTACGAAAAACTCATGCTCACCTCGACAATCGCCGGCATGTCCATCGCGCAGACAAGCACCGCCGTACCGCATGGAATGAGCTACGACCTCACACTCCACGCAGGCATCCCGCACGGCCCCGCAGTGGGATATTTCCTCGCCGCCTACGTAGAAGTCTGCGCCAAGTTCGTCCCGCAAGACGTCGAAAAAATCCTCTCGCTCTTGGGGCTCAAAAACGCCGAAGAATTTAGGGAAATGCTCTGCAAGCTCATCGGCACATGCACCGTCACCCGCGAAATGCGAAACCAATTCGCTGCCGCGATGAAAGAGAACCACTCCAAACTCGACCTCGTCCCGGGAAAAATCACCCCCGAAGACATCGACTACATCTACAAAAAATCGCTAGTGGTGGAGTAGGGGAGACGGGAAAAGGAACCTGCGATAAAATGCGCAGGAATGCCCCTCTTTGAAGTCATCCTCCGCAAGGAGGAACCATACAATCTCGATTTACACCTGCATTAATACACACCCCAAAATTTATATATTGCTTATGTAACTCGAAAAAATCGGAGTCATAATGAAAAAAGCTTTAATCGCCGTCGCAGTCGTTGTCGTCATCCTGCTCATCATCGTGGGAAAATGCATCGGCACTTACAACAACATCATCGCCCTCGAAGAAGGCGTCAAGGCACAGTGGGCACAAGTCGAAAACACTTACCAGCGCCGCTTTGACCTCATCCCGAACCTCGTCAGCACCGTGCAAGGCGAAGCCAACTTCGAAAAGAGCACCCTCACCGAAGTCATGGAAATGCGTAGCCGCATGGGCGGAACCATCAAACTCGACGAAAGCCTCATGAACGACGAAGCCGCACTCAAACGCTTCCAAGAAATGCAAGGCTCCCTCGGTGGCGCCCTCCAGCGCCTCATGGCCGTCTCCGAAAACTATCCGGATCTCAAGAGCAACAAGAGCTTCCAGGAACTCCGCGTACAACTCGAAGGCGCCGAAAACCGCATCGCCGTGGAACGCAAGCGCTACAACGAAACCGTCAAGGAATACAACACCACCATTCGCCAGTTCCCCACAAACCTCGTCACAGGATTCGCAGGCGCCTCGCCAAAAGCCCTCTTCTCCGCTGACGCCGGCGCAAGTACAGCCCCGAAAGTGCAGTTTGATATAAAGTAAAGTTACGCGGCTTCGCTGCAGTTAACTGAAATGCGAAACGGTCACCCCGGACTCAGAGTTCCGGGGACACCTTATGATAAAATGACAGCGTCATCCTGGAGGGCAACGCCCGATAGGATCCAAAACAATTCGTCATTCTGGGCAAAGCGAAGACAACTCAGAAGGTGAGCGTTGCAAAATCTAAACCTGCGAAAAGCATTTAAAACGGTCATCGTGAAACACGATGACCGAATTTTTTATTTCCCCATAACCTTATGGGTTCTGTCCAATTGTTCAATAATATCCTCTTTAAATTTCCGTAATGGATACTGTTTATCACGAATATTAAGAGGCTTTCCCAATATTATATTTTTTATTCGACGAGTATATGCTTTAACGATTATTGAATTATTAATATCATTATTGCCACCTCCCAGTTGAGCTTGTAAAATCAACTTTGTTATTTCATCAATTCTAGGCTTACAATAATATCGATAACGAGCAAATAAATCTTTCAGCTCTATTTGCTGACATGAATACAATTCATTCAAATGAAAAGCCTCTATTGAGTTTTCAATTTTTCTTTCCATTTCTTGAGGTAAGGAATTGTTCCTTTTTATTTTAACACATATAGAATTTTCTATTGACGTCTCATCGTTTATTTCTCCATAAAAAGCATGAAACCAAGCTTTTTTCTCCACATCATCATCAGAATCCTTACATTCAAAAGCCTCTTCATACGGATAAAGAACAAATGC
This genomic interval carries:
- a CDS encoding metallophosphoesterase → MIFFFILIFGVLFLFMNVRNVAPGIKGSIIAGATVILLPVCLLLRTSYFASLCMSFFAVWLCEALMFYTLWWIVRGIRRAIVKKPIDPRLVISVSRLLLFVSVLLTIIFRIAGSSANENFHVRSFKVAIPTEKEFTAVFFSDLHIDPLFNREKMERIVHVSDSLHPDLVLFGGDFADVVDTTLSAWEYDFLVQKLAATAKVAAIAIDGNHEGFVEREGSDYKKWMQNNGFVVLEDSTVCTSFACITGRVDFSVAKMRDVERKPLFDLRPPMEAAKLPWLLLDHQPRGIEEEHPGRRPDFAMSGHTHNGQFFPGTVIINWVWRLAYGLGELDQVKWLVSSGVDSWGPPVRVGSDTEIWFLRFVPDRL
- the tmk gene encoding dTMP kinase, whose protein sequence is MKTAKKFFSLEGIDGSGKSTQIDMLVRVLESEGHKVVRLREPGGAKISERIRELLLDPAFKGIMADDTELLLYNAARAQVIHEIIQPALDAGNIVIADRFAWSTFAYQGYARGLGADKVQRLTELTCGSCFPELTVVLDLTVEASRKRMATRGGAPDRLESEKAEFFERVREGYLAAGRDYSDVVSIVDADRTPDEVHREVLSLIQEKLK
- the secA gene encoding preprotein translocase subunit SecA, which produces MSIVDTVLHKIFGTPHERKVKQLRPVIAKIHEACKALATLDDAELAAKSAEFREKLNNGATLDDIKVEAFAVCREACDRRLGIFNIFKPEFGFDFSRLGPELQEAVNKAKAELESGKNEWEVYLPAALYAKVRELYPDSVKPFRMLPFDVQMIGGLVLHEGAIAEMATGEGKTLAAALPVYLNGLSGHGVHVVTVNDYLAGRDAKQMGMVYKFLGLTVGLIINGLNPEQRRESYNSDVTYGTNNEFGFDYLRDNMAVEPNQLVQRELNFCIVDEVDSILIDEARTPLIISGPAEDATEKYAKANEISKQLVRNKDFSVDEKDKNIQFTEKGVLHIQDLMHITNLYGEHADWVHFLDNALRAWYLFEKDVDYIVRDGEIIIVDENTGRLMEGRRYSNGIHQAIEAKENVPIRRENQTLATITFQNYFRMYKKLSGMTGTAETEATEFIKIYNMNTWVIPTNKPCIRKDLQDLVYKSEDAKWRAIVAEIKERHAKGQPLLVGTASIEKSEILHGMLEKEGIPHEVLNAKNHGREAEIIQYAGHKDKVTIATNMAGRGTDIALGPGVTELGGLHVLGTERHESRRIDNQLRGRSGRQGDPGSSQYFLSLDDNLMRIFGGDNVKNLMNRFGVGEDEVITHPIVSRSIRGAQRRVESQSFDIRKHLLDYDNVMNEQRKVIYGLRRRILNGEDIRDEIMNRIEDACDIKVSAYIPAKSYPEQWKLEDLHADLQRTLGMEYSLTLEEAVTKTPEQVLDEIIDLCKVRYDKLTKIIPDADFRNIERRFLLMTIDQVWKEHLYAMDQLKDAIRFHGYAQKDPLMVYKNDGFKMFESCLEKIATLTALRILNIRITLPNGVTVSPDQLQLKSQEQIDAERKAADGSTSSPTDKVPEPAEGTPAEAQEQLSADGAKAAGLAGQAASSETNALSEDQDSQPMPQSALPGTRPNRVNPALAAAVKRAQQQAGAKLGRNDLCWCGSGLKYKKCHGKDVE
- a CDS encoding histidine-type phosphatase, which translates into the protein MKKLDFAKGFFVLAAGFLFSAPVSAQTNDAELLKHPEFTSSNYLVYPEPVNIKYTKVPAGYKPFYISHYGRHGSRYHHDSDEYKYLYKTLSKADSAGKLTETGKQALAYAKVLATEAAPRKGDLTQVGVKQHEGIANRMYKNFGEVFKDWNVGGKKVTPHVKSYASTSGRCIVSMTAFIGELRSLHPKIKPELISGKSYMKFISAFDWGKLDYSKVKTYTDESDKLWQQVNPQPFLKKIFNDSNYVAKNIEADKFYNRFFEIATSLQGMDKPLLDEIAQAAKVPADSFVNLFTTEEKITRWKAQNAWWYSLEGTSPLINRPDGLNFAKPTLQNIIEEADEAIAVDTTINARGKSTSTKSEMRATLEKQATPIAATLRFGHDATLLPLAALMQLPVANAKVSDLSKLHEQWNDFRIIPMAANLQMIFYKAAGKPVLVKILYNEIEQTLPVPCGTSNERLETKDERTILKVSQNCPAAPYYRWDDIRNFYNDLLQK
- a CDS encoding lipopolysaccharide assembly protein LapB, with product MKKSIALLFCIATTSLFAASNATKSANADAIERLINEGVQFHEQGQFDDAIAKYKQAEKKDPKNALVKYEMAFTYHAKRDLDKALTYAKAATKLKTENIDENLYSLLGSIYDEKGMPDSALAIYREGFKKSPNSANIPYNATITYMRKNNADSAYAWIKRSINNTRTHEGSYYYAGFLASQIGKWPAFYAYTMYSTFISKKAEIIRDNLSRLYGKTKYLVIKKDNAVEMNTPNIKQTDSDSTVNKEFLLAIQTMLTMDTLGTRKLYDKDSTSEQQTEFLIHILEKTIKLVAFTDEINDPIQRFFQGLIRERLVNAFIYTICEPIDRPTFAQWLIKNRTEQARLFQWFNKEWLML
- a CDS encoding iron-containing alcohol dehydrogenase family protein, with the translated sequence MRFFVPTNIYIENDCVKNHADLLCAIGQRALIITGHNSAAANGSLNDVTNTLIAGDIPYLIFSEVEENPSTDTVEKATQIAQKFNADFIIGIGGGSAIDAAKAVALLLVNPDINADEIHNAPNHPRNHAPVVAVPTTCGTGSEVTPVSIITNHKINLKKSIPHVIFPELALVDGKYLASAKKQLIVNTAVDALAHMVESILNVKSNLLNRMCPEYGLKLWGEIKYALLLDCDNGDKNGAAPNATPIDAILYEKLMLTSTIAGMSIAQTSTAVPHGMSYDLTLHAGIPHGPAVGYFLAAYVEVCAKFVPQDVEKILSLLGLKNAEEFREMLCKLIGTCTVTREMRNQFAAAMKENHSKLDLVPGKITPEDIDYIYKKSLVVE
- a CDS encoding LemA family protein, with protein sequence MKKALIAVAVVVVILLIIVGKCIGTYNNIIALEEGVKAQWAQVENTYQRRFDLIPNLVSTVQGEANFEKSTLTEVMEMRSRMGGTIKLDESLMNDEAALKRFQEMQGSLGGALQRLMAVSENYPDLKSNKSFQELRVQLEGAENRIAVERKRYNETVKEYNTTIRQFPTNLVTGFAGASPKALFSADAGASTAPKVQFDIK